From the Lactobacillus johnsonii genome, the window TCCTAGACCTACATTAGCCTTGGCGTGGGCCAACAATTGTGGTTCACACCCTCCTTGAGCAGCCAAATAACAGAAAGTTACCATTTCTCTCTCTTTATCATCTAGGCCATTTCGGGTGTAATAATCTCCAAAGCAATTATTAACCACTTATTAATAGTTCCTTTTTTAGCAAAATCTTTCATTTGTGATCCAAATAATCTAATTTGAGTTTCTTCACCTTTTTCAAGACGATTTTTCATAGTAGTGGTAGCTTGACTAGGTAATGGCAATTTAACACCACGATTGAGCAAAACTTGATTTATTGCTTCAAAAAATGGTATCACACGTCCCAATCCTAAATAATCAACTGCTTGATAGACTACTTCTTTTGCTTCAACCGGACTTACTCCATTATCAAGAGCAACTGGAAGCATTAAACGATATTCTTCTAGGCTCTGCATCCCTAACAAATAGGCTAAATTAGATAATAATTTTATTTTATTTGGTAAGTCTATATCATCTTGTACTTCCTCAAAAGTAAAATGACTAATTCTTTCCCAACCTTCAGGATCATTTGCCTTTAAAACTACTTTATATGCATGCAAAAACATACTATTAAAGCATAGATTTATAAATAACATTATAGTAACTAGTGTTATCATTTTATCTAATATGTTCACATATATATTTATCAAACCATTAGTTATTTCAAACCTATACGCTTTTTTTATAAAATAACATCTTTTTCTTGAAACTATAAGTATTAAATTTTATAGTAAAGATGATTAAGTTAATAGAAAGATTTCAGGAGGTATATTGTTATGACAGATTATGCAAAAAGAGAAATGAAAGCATTAGACAGAATTGCTAAGAAGATTTCAGATGCAGAAAGTCACTTAACAAAGATTGAAGATAGTATTGATGATAAGAAACATCGCACCGCTCAACATGAAACAATTAAGGATATTAAATCAATTCTTAAGCACGCAAGAAAAGTCGACAAAGACGAAGACAAAATCGAAGAGTTCAAAGGTGAAGGTCCTAAAGATTCAACCGAAAACCACTACGTCTATGAAGAAGAAGAAGAACCTGTTATCAACGATCTAAAGAAGGACTTCGCAGAATTAGATGACAAACTTGCTAAGTTAAATGACTTCAACGGTGGAGATATTGATGCTTTCAGAACTGAACACCACTATCTTGAAAAGGCTCAAGACATCTTGAAGAAAGCCGGCAAATTAAATTAGTCTAATTTATAGTAATAGTTTTATAGTTTAATTTACATACATACAGGAAAAGAATGATATATTCCTTACCCTCTTTGGTAAAGAATTATCATTCTTTTTGTTTTTGATCAAAATAAAAAAGGGGAAGCAATACATTGCTTCCCCTTTTACGTGCGAATTCATATTAATATTTCAAGAGAGATACGAAAAAATTAAGCTTCAATACCCTTTCCAGTGTATGTTTCTTTCATTAGATTCTTAATTTCACTAATCAATAACGCAGAAGGATTTGTTACAACGTTTTGGTCGCCATAGGCTTCAACAGCCATGTTTTCTACCTTATTATTAAAATCAGCTTCACTAATTCCATTAGCTTTAAGGCTTAACTTCATCCCAACAGCATGTCCTAATTCAACAACTTTCTTGATTAAAGCATCAATTAGTTCTTGGTCGCTATTTTCTTTTAGTCCCAGACTACGTGCAATTTCTGCATAATCTTTATCAGCTCTAAAAATTGAATAATGTGGGCGCATTGCAAGCTTTCTAGGCTTTTTAGAATTGAATCTAATCACATATGGCATTGCAATAGCATCACTTAAGCCACTTGGAATACCAAACTCAGATGATTCTGTATGAGCAATTGCATGTCCTACACCTAAGAATGCATTTGCATATGCCATACCAGCTAAAGTAGCTGCATTATGCATTCTGCTTCTAGCATTTTGATCACCATTATATGATTTTTCTAAGTTTTCAAAAATCAACTTGATAGCTTCCATCGACCAGCCACGAGTAAAATCAGTAGCCATAGTCGAAACATAACTTTCTACTGCATGAGCTAATGCTTCAAAACCAGAGCGAGCAATCAATTCCTTTGGCATAGTTTCTACAAATTGATCGTCAACAATGGCAACATCAGGATTTAAAGAATAATCACAAAGAGTGTGTTTAATTCCGGTCTTTGCATCTTTAATAATTGAAAATGGTGATACTTCTGAACCAGTTCCTGAAGTAGTTGGAATACATACTAATTGGATAGCATTATATTTTGGAAATCTTACTGTTCTTTTTCTAATATCTAAAAATTTTGAATAAGCATCTTCAAAACTCATATCTGGATTTTCGTAGAATAATCGCATTGCCTTAGCAGCATCCATTACAGATCCACCACCAATAGCAATCACGACATCCGGCTTAAAGATATTCATTCGGTGAACACCGTCAGCAATTATATCAGTATCCGGATCCTTAGTTACTGCTTGAAAGACTTCATAGCTCTTTTTACCACGACGTTGACTAATAATATCAGTAATTTCATTAATGTATTTGCTGGCTACACCTTCATCAGTCACAATGAAGAATCTTTCAACATCAGGCATGTGCTTTAAATAATTTGCTGCATTATGTTCAAAATATGTCTTCTTTGGAACCTTGATCCATTGCATATTATCACGACGTTTTGCAACTGTCTTAATGTTAAGCAGGTCTCTAGCACCAATATTATGTGAAAAAGTATTAGCACCATATGAACCGGTCCCTAAAGTAAGGGAAGGAAGCATATTGTTGTACAAGTCACCAACACCACCAACTGAAGCTGGAGAGTTAACCAAAATACGGCATGCATCCATTTTCATTGAAAACTCATCAATTACTTTTTCATCTTGAGAATGAACCCCCGCAGTATGGCCGCGTCCACCATAATTTAGAAGGTCGGTACAAATCTTATAGGCATCTTCATGACCCTTAGCTTTATACATGGTAAATACAGGAGAAAGCTTTTCAGCAGATAAAGGATACTTTTTACCCACACCCTTGTATTCGGCAATAATTACCTTAGTATCTTCTGGTACATCTACTCCACATAATTTTGCAATTTGATAAGCCGAACGACCAGCAACTGGACCAGCAACAGTTCCTCTCTTAGGATCAATGAATTTTTCTTCGAACTTCTTAATTTCATCTGGTTTTAAGAAATAACAATTCCAAGACTTAAATTCATCTTTTACTTCGTTATAGATATCCTCATCAACTACTACAGAATTTTCGGAGGAACAAATCATACCATTATCAAAAGTCTTGGAGAGAACAATATCGTAAACGGATTCTGGAATATTGGCGGTCTTTTCAATATATGAGGGACCATTACCTGGACCAACACCGATTGCAGGCTTACCAGATGAATAAGCAGCCTTAACCATTCCAGGACCACCAGTAGCTAAAATTGTTTGAACATTTGGATGATTCATTAATGTACTAGTTGCTTCAAGACTTGGATATTCAATCCATTGAATTGCGTCTTTAGGAGCACCAGCTTTAATTGCTGCTTCTCGAATAATTTCACCAGTTTTTACACAACTCTTTTGTGCTTGTGGGTGGAAGCCAAAAATAATAGCATTTCTAGTTTTTAAAGCAAGCATAGCTTTAAAAATTACAGTTGAGGTTGGGTTAGTAACGGGAGTTACTCCAGCAATTACGCCTTTAGGTTCTGCAATTTTAACTAATTGTTTTTCTTTATCTTCTTCAATAACACCAACAGTTTTTTCATGACGAAGACTATTCCAAATGTTTTCACTGGCAAACATATTTTTAATAGTCTTATCTTCTACTACTCCACGACCAGTTTCTTCAACAGCCATTTTTGCAAGTAAATAACTATTCTGTTCCCCTGCACTTGCGATAGCTTCACAAATTTTATCAACTTGTTCTTGATCAAAATTGGCCATCTCATCTAAAGCAACATGGGCTTTTTCTACATAGCCATCAATCATTTTATTTACATCAATTGCTTTTTCTTCTTTTGTCGCCTTTTTATCTTGCACCATTTAATTGGGCCTCCTACTCGGAAATCTAGGCATATTTTTTTGAACAATGACAGTATAGTCCTTATATCCAACACTTGTAAATGACTTTGTGCATCTTTTTACAAATTCACAATATGATAAAAAGTAAGAAATAAGTGCTTTCAATAATGTTATCGGTTACATTTTTTATAATATTGAAAAATATTTCACAAAAATATCAAGTAATTTTTTTATTCATAATCTTATAAAAAATCTTAAACACTATACGTTTTATCAGTTATTATAGATTTTTATGTTAAAATTTTAATAAACTATGAAAGGAGTTTTATATTTTAATGTCAAAAAATAGCTCAGAATCATCTGAGGTTAAAACTATGAAACGGAGTTTGACAAATGCCCATATTCAACTAATTGCATTAGGGGGAACAATTGGAACAGGACTATTTCTAGGAGTTGGAAATAGTATTGAGCTAGCTGGTCCTGCAGTAATTTTCATCTATTGCTTAGTTGGATTCTTTCTTTTTCTGTTAATGAGAGCACTCGGAGAACTGATACTTTCAGATATTAAGAAAAATACCTATATTGATTTTATTTCAGAATACTTAGGAAAAAGTATTGGAACAACAACAGGATATTTATATTGGTTCAGTTGGTTGACTCTCGCTATGGCAGAAATTACTGCCCTAGGAATTTATTTTCAATATTGGTGGCCCAACCTGCAAAGTTGGATTCCCGGATTAATTACTTTATTAGTACTATTAGGTATTAATCTAATTTCAGCACGGGTATTTGGAAACTTAGAATTTAGTTTTGCAATTATTAAAATTGTAACAATTATTGCATTTGTTATTCTTGTCTTCTACCTATTAATTACAAATTCTTCAACAAAGTATGGGCATGTTAGCTGGAATAACATGATGATTGATGGCGGTATTTTCGCCAAAGGTCCTAAAGGTTTTTTATTAGGTTTTCAAATGGTAATCTTTAGTTTCATCGGTGTTGAGTTAATTGGTTTAACTGCTGCTGAAGCAAAAGAACCAAAGAAAACTATTACACGGGCTATTGACCAACTGCCTGTTCGAATTATTTTATTTTATGTGCTTGCAATTCTAAGTATCTTATTAGCAATTCCTTGGACAAAGGTTTCAACTTCAAGTTCACCATTCGTTCAAGCATTAGGTGCAACAGGAATTAAAAATGCAGGTTCAATAATTAACTTTGTTGTTATAAGTGCAGCCATTTCATCAACTAATAGCTTTATCTATAGTGCGGGCCGTCTATTATTTTCAATAAATTACAATGGTAAAAACAAAATCAGTAAGCATTTAGGTAAGTTGGATCATCGACAATTACCTAAAAATGCTTTAGTATTCTCAACAGTTTTAATTGCATTAGCACCTCTTTTAAATCTCTTTTTAAAGGATGCTTTTACCTTTATTTCTGCCACTGCAACGAGTATGTTTTTATTAATTTGGTCAATTATGATCGTGACTCATATGACTTACCGTAAAAAGACACCAAAGAATGAACTTCCAACATTTAGAATGCCGTTATATCCAATATCAGATATAGCAGTACTAATATTTTTTATAGCAATGATTATTGTGTTACTAATATTTCCAAATTATCGAATTCCAATGATAAGTGCAGGAATAATTTTTACAGTTTTAGTATGTCTAACTCACTTTATACAGAAAAAAAGTAATTAATATTAAATCCTCTAGTTAAGAAAACTAGAGGATTTTTTCATGAAAAATAATAACTATACAAAAAAGGAAGAACAAAGATAATTCTTCATTCTTCCTTTAACTCATCACTTTACTCCGGCTGTCAGACTCGAACTGACGACAACCTGATTAACAGTCAGGTGCTCTACCAACTGAGCTAAGCCGGAATATTAAAAAAGAGCACGGCGACTGCCTACCCTCGCAGGCAGTTTCCCACCAACTACTCTCGGCGTTAAGAAGCTTAACTTCTGTGTTCGGCATGGGAACAGGTGTATCCTTCTTGCCATCGCCACCGTACTCTTTCTGAGCTTTTACACTCAAAACTGAATATAATCTCTAGCCTTTAAACCTTTGAGCTTTGGTCAAGTGCTCGACTGATTAGTACTAGTCCGCTCCACATATCGCTATGCTTCCACTCCTAGCCTATCTACCTCATCGTCTTTAAGGTGTCTTACTGCTTTCGCATCGGAAATCTCATCTTGAGGGGGGCTTCGCACTTAGATGCTTTCAGCGCTTATCCCTTCCATACATAGCTACCCAGCGATGCCTTTGGCAAGACAACTGGTACACCAGCGGTATGTCCATCCCGGTCCTCTCGTACTAAGGACAGCTCCTCTCAAATTTCCTACGCCCACGACGGATAGGGACCGAACTGTCTCACGACGTTCTGAACCCAGCTCGCGTGCCGCTTTAATGGGCGAACAGCCCAACCCTTGGGACCGACTTCAGCCCCAGGATGCGACGAGCCGACATCGAGGTGCCAAACCTCCCCGTCGATGTGAACTCTTGGGGGAGATAAGCCTGTTATCCCCAGGGTAGCTTTTATCCGTTGAGTGATGGCCTTTCCATGCAGTACCACCAGATCACTAAGCCCGACTTTCGTCCCTGCTCGAGTTGTAGCTCTCGCAGTCAAGCTCCCTTATACCTTTACACTCTGCGAATGATTTCCAACCATTCTGAGGGAACCTTTGGGCGCCTCCGTTACACTTTAGGAGGCGACCGCCCCAGTCAAACTGCCCACCTGACACTGTCCTCCAGAACGCTCAGCTCTGTGAGTTAGAGGATCCATCAAACAAGGGTAGTATCCCAACATTGCCTCCGGTAAGACTAGCGTCCTACTTTCTCTGGCTCCTACCTATCCTGTACATGTTTAACAAATACTCAATATCAAGCTACAGTAAAGCTCCATGGGGTCTTTCCGTCCTGTCGCGGGTAACCCGCATCTTCACGGGTATTATAATTTCACCGAGTCTCTCGTTGAGACAGTGCCCAAATCATTACACCTTTCGTGCAGGTCGGAACTTACCCGACAAGGAATTTCGCTACCTTAGGACCGTTATAGTTACGGCCGCCGTTTACTGGGGCTTCAATTCAAACCTTCGCTTACGCTAAGCTCTCCTCTTAACCTTCCAGCACCGGGCAGGTGTCAGCACCTATACGTCATCTTACGATTTTGCAGATACCTGTGTTTTTGATAAACAGTTGTTTGGGCCTATTCACTGCGGCTGATATTTTACTATCAGCACCCCTTCTCCCGAAGTTACGGGGTCATTTTGCCGAGTTCCTTAACGAGAGTTCTCTCGCTCACCTGAGTGTTCTCCACTCGACTACCTGTGTCGGTTTGCGGTACGGGTAAAATTGTTCTGGCTAGAAGCTTTTCTTGGCAGTGTGACATCATGACCTTCGCTACTTTTATTTCGCTCCGCATCACAGCTTGAAATCTAAAGACAAGCATTTGACTCATCTTTTTTCTTACTGCTTGCACATGTATTTCCAGCAACATGCGTCATTAGCCTCCTGCGTCCCTCCTTTGCTCATATCGAACAATTTCAGTACAGGAATTTCTACCTGTTGTCCATCGGCTACGCCTCTCGGCCTTACCTTAGGTCCCGACTTACCCTGGGCGGACGAGCCTGCCCCAGGAAACCTTAGTCTTTCGGCGGATAGGATTCTCACCTATCTTTCGCTACTCATACCGGCATTCTCACTTCTAAGCGCTCCATTAGTCCTCTCGATCTAACTTCGCCGCACTTAGAACGCTCTCCTACCACGCATATAATATATGCATCCACAGTTTCGGTACTATGCTTAGCCCCGGTACATTTTCGGCGCAGCGTCACTCGACTAGTGAGCTATTACGCACTCTTTAAATGGTGGCTGCTTCTAAGCCAACATCCTAGTTGTCTACGCAACTCCACATCCTTTTCCACTTAGCATAGATTTGGGGACCTTAACTGGTGATCTGGGCTGTTTCCCTTTCGACTACGGATCTTATCACTCGCAGTCTGACTCCCGTGCATTGATATCTGGCATTCGGAGTTTATCTGGATTCAGTAACCCCTGACGGGCCCCTAGTCCAAACAGCGCTCTACCTCCATTATCATTCACACGAGGCTAGCCCTAAAGCTATTTCGGAGAGAACCAGCTATCTCCAAGTTCGTTTGGAATTTCACCGCTACCCACAACTCATCCCCGCGATTTTTAACTCACGTGGGTTCGGTCCTCCAGCGTGTTTTACCACGCCTTCAACCTGGTCATGGGTAGGTCACTTGGTTTCGGGTCTACGTCATGATACTCTTTCGCCCTATTCAGACTCGCTTTCGCTCCGGCTCCGTCTTTTCTGACTTAACCTTGCACCATAACGTAACTCGCCGGTTCATTCTACAAAAGGCACGCCATTACACTTTAATGTGCTCTGACTACTTGTAGGCACACGGTTTCAGGTTCTCTTTCACTCCCCTTCCGGGGTTCTTTTCACC encodes:
- the adhE gene encoding bifunctional acetaldehyde-CoA/alcohol dehydrogenase gives rise to the protein MVQDKKATKEEKAIDVNKMIDGYVEKAHVALDEMANFDQEQVDKICEAIASAGEQNSYLLAKMAVEETGRGVVEDKTIKNMFASENIWNSLRHEKTVGVIEEDKEKQLVKIAEPKGVIAGVTPVTNPTSTVIFKAMLALKTRNAIIFGFHPQAQKSCVKTGEIIREAAIKAGAPKDAIQWIEYPSLEATSTLMNHPNVQTILATGGPGMVKAAYSSGKPAIGVGPGNGPSYIEKTANIPESVYDIVLSKTFDNGMICSSENSVVVDEDIYNEVKDEFKSWNCYFLKPDEIKKFEEKFIDPKRGTVAGPVAGRSAYQIAKLCGVDVPEDTKVIIAEYKGVGKKYPLSAEKLSPVFTMYKAKGHEDAYKICTDLLNYGGRGHTAGVHSQDEKVIDEFSMKMDACRILVNSPASVGGVGDLYNNMLPSLTLGTGSYGANTFSHNIGARDLLNIKTVAKRRDNMQWIKVPKKTYFEHNAANYLKHMPDVERFFIVTDEGVASKYINEITDIISQRRGKKSYEVFQAVTKDPDTDIIADGVHRMNIFKPDVVIAIGGGSVMDAAKAMRLFYENPDMSFEDAYSKFLDIRKRTVRFPKYNAIQLVCIPTTSGTGSEVSPFSIIKDAKTGIKHTLCDYSLNPDVAIVDDQFVETMPKELIARSGFEALAHAVESYVSTMATDFTRGWSMEAIKLIFENLEKSYNGDQNARSRMHNAATLAGMAYANAFLGVGHAIAHTESSEFGIPSGLSDAIAMPYVIRFNSKKPRKLAMRPHYSIFRADKDYAEIARSLGLKENSDQELIDALIKKVVELGHAVGMKLSLKANGISEADFNNKVENMAVEAYGDQNVVTNPSALLISEIKNLMKETYTGKGIEA
- a CDS encoding amino acid permease, encoding MSKNSSESSEVKTMKRSLTNAHIQLIALGGTIGTGLFLGVGNSIELAGPAVIFIYCLVGFFLFLLMRALGELILSDIKKNTYIDFISEYLGKSIGTTTGYLYWFSWLTLAMAEITALGIYFQYWWPNLQSWIPGLITLLVLLGINLISARVFGNLEFSFAIIKIVTIIAFVILVFYLLITNSSTKYGHVSWNNMMIDGGIFAKGPKGFLLGFQMVIFSFIGVELIGLTAAEAKEPKKTITRAIDQLPVRIILFYVLAILSILLAIPWTKVSTSSSPFVQALGATGIKNAGSIINFVVISAAISSTNSFIYSAGRLLFSINYNGKNKISKHLGKLDHRQLPKNALVFSTVLIALAPLLNLFLKDAFTFISATATSMFLLIWSIMIVTHMTYRKKTPKNELPTFRMPLYPISDIAVLIFFIAMIIVLLIFPNYRIPMISAGIIFTVLVCLTHFIQKKSN